From one Brevundimonas sp. PAMC22021 genomic stretch:
- a CDS encoding carbohydrate ABC transporter permease has protein sequence MTLTAPVPTTPIRRTQAGRTRRERAAWGFIAPAMIAIGLFFALPVIAALLLSLTDFDIYALADLGNLRFVGAQNYERLLTNPLFWGAMRNTLWFSVLGVPLSIAASLLAAVILNDRMVKWRPIWRVMFFAPYVTTLVATAVVWRYLLHTRYGVINWALDGVGLPAVDWLGQPSTSIPAILMFVVWKIFGYNMLIFLAVLQTVPDDLYEAAKIDGAGPWGRFRHVTLPAIGPTMLLVSIISVAGFFQLFAEPYVMTQGGPAQSTVTVLYFMYEEGFKWWNLGSASAVAFVLFLCILAVTLVQLAVARRMERGR, from the coding sequence ATGACCCTGACCGCGCCGGTTCCCACCACGCCGATCCGCCGGACGCAGGCCGGACGCACGCGCCGCGAGCGTGCGGCCTGGGGGTTCATCGCGCCGGCCATGATCGCGATCGGCCTGTTCTTCGCGCTGCCGGTGATCGCGGCGCTTTTGCTCAGCCTGACCGATTTCGACATCTATGCGCTGGCCGATCTCGGCAACCTGCGTTTCGTGGGCGCGCAGAATTATGAGCGACTGCTGACCAATCCGCTGTTCTGGGGCGCGATGAGGAACACGCTCTGGTTCAGCGTGCTGGGCGTGCCGCTGTCGATCGCGGCGTCGCTGCTGGCGGCGGTGATCCTGAACGATCGGATGGTGAAGTGGCGACCGATCTGGCGGGTGATGTTCTTTGCGCCCTATGTCACCACCCTGGTCGCCACGGCGGTGGTGTGGCGCTACCTGCTGCATACCCGTTACGGCGTGATCAACTGGGCGCTGGACGGGGTGGGCCTGCCCGCTGTGGACTGGCTCGGTCAGCCGTCGACCTCGATCCCGGCGATCCTGATGTTCGTTGTGTGGAAGATCTTTGGCTACAACATGCTGATCTTCCTGGCCGTGCTGCAGACCGTGCCTGACGACCTTTACGAGGCGGCCAAGATCGACGGCGCGGGACCGTGGGGCCGGTTCCGGCATGTGACGTTGCCGGCGATCGGCCCGACCATGCTGCTGGTCTCGATCATCTCCGTCGCCGGCTTCTTCCAGCTGTTCGCCGAGCCTTATGTGATGACGCAGGGCGGGCCGGCCCAAAGCACGGTGACGGTGCTCTACTTCATGTACGAAGAGGGCTTCAAATGGTGGAACCTCGGCTCCGCCTCCGCCGTCGCCTTTGTGCTGTTCCTGTGCATCCTGGCGGTGACGCTGGTGCAGCTGGCGGTCGCCCGGCGGATGGAGCGCGGCCGATGA
- a CDS encoding sugar ABC transporter substrate-binding protein → MTGAARPHRRHALGLMAAGAATACAPRPAGETRLRFWAMGNEGGQVPNLMPEFERRNPGVRVEVQAIPWTAAHEKLLTAYAGSSLPDVSQIGNTWVAELTAIGALSPTPPAAGDLLTDQFPAVLDTNRIGGRAMTTPWYVDTRLIFYRTDLLRRAGFEAPPQTWAEWKRSMHAVKRVAGGDAYAILLPLNEFEQLLTFGLQQSEPMLRDRDTRGNFSSPGFVSALAFYKSLFDEGLAPLASSTQISNVWTEFARGWFSFYFSGPWSVGDFRSRLPESFQPNWATAGVPGPQGLGASAPGGSSLAVFRSSPHQEAAWALVRHLSEPAVQQRFNTLVGDLPARQSAWNTPAIAGDAMLTPFQGQLGRAKAVPKVPEWERIVTEMQIVAERMVRGEYTPEAAGREIDRRADRLLEKRRWMLETGRAA, encoded by the coding sequence GTGACGGGTGCAGCGCGCCCGCATCGTCGTCACGCGCTTGGCCTGATGGCGGCGGGCGCGGCGACGGCGTGCGCGCCGAGACCGGCGGGCGAGACCCGCCTGCGCTTCTGGGCCATGGGCAACGAAGGCGGCCAGGTTCCGAACCTGATGCCCGAGTTCGAGCGCCGAAACCCCGGCGTGCGGGTGGAGGTGCAGGCCATCCCCTGGACCGCCGCGCATGAAAAGCTGCTGACGGCCTATGCCGGGTCGTCGCTGCCGGACGTCAGCCAGATCGGCAACACCTGGGTCGCGGAACTGACCGCCATCGGAGCCTTGTCGCCGACGCCGCCCGCCGCAGGCGACCTGCTGACCGACCAGTTTCCGGCGGTGCTGGACACCAACCGCATCGGCGGCCGGGCCATGACGACGCCGTGGTATGTGGACACCCGGCTGATCTTCTACCGCACCGACCTGCTGCGCCGCGCGGGGTTCGAGGCGCCGCCGCAGACCTGGGCCGAGTGGAAGCGGTCGATGCACGCGGTGAAGCGGGTCGCGGGCGGCGACGCCTATGCGATCCTGTTGCCGCTGAACGAGTTCGAGCAGCTTCTGACCTTCGGCCTTCAGCAGTCGGAGCCGATGCTGCGCGACCGCGACACGCGCGGAAACTTCTCCAGCCCCGGCTTCGTCTCGGCGCTCGCCTTCTACAAGAGCCTGTTCGACGAGGGGTTGGCGCCGCTGGCGTCGTCGACGCAGATATCGAACGTCTGGACCGAATTCGCGCGCGGCTGGTTCAGCTTCTACTTTTCCGGGCCGTGGAGCGTGGGCGACTTCCGCTCGCGCCTGCCCGAGAGCTTCCAGCCGAATTGGGCGACCGCCGGCGTGCCGGGGCCGCAGGGGCTGGGCGCCTCGGCGCCGGGCGGCTCCAGCCTGGCTGTGTTCCGCTCCTCTCCGCATCAGGAGGCGGCCTGGGCCTTGGTGCGCCATCTGTCGGAGCCGGCCGTGCAGCAGCGGTTCAACACCCTGGTCGGCGACCTGCCGGCGCGCCAGAGCGCCTGGAACACGCCGGCGATCGCGGGCGACGCTATGCTGACGCCGTTCCAGGGGCAACTCGGCCGCGCCAAGGCCGTGCCCAAGGTGCCCGAGTGGGAGCGGATCGTCACCGAGATGCAGATCGTGGCCGAGCGCATGGTGCGGGGCGAATACACGCCCGAGGCCGCGGGACGCGAAATCGACCGCCGCGCCGATCGTTTGCTGGAGAAGCGCCGCTGGATGCTGGAGACGGGGAGGGCGGCATGA
- a CDS encoding glucoamylase family protein yields the protein MNRRDLLMQTTAGAAALAVGAPGVASAQATPSPTRAVVADPVNGTGRRPLRLDREIDQLQERTFRWFAHVTDKRTGLTPDRWPTKSFCSVAAVGFALTCWPVGVERGWMSRAEARERTLNTLRFFAALPQGPEASGTAGYKGFFYHFLDMEAGLRFATNELSTVDTALLLAGMLFAARYFDGRDPAEAEIREKAQFLYERVEWPWAVVRPNRISMGWHPETGFIPSDWFVYNEGMLILLLAMGSPTHPLDAGVWHEWAYGYDKSWTERWGSWHLEFAPIFGHQYSHMFVDFRGVQDAWMRGQSSLRDERLDYFENSRRAVYAQQKYAHDNPGGWAGYSSEVWGLTACDGPGDFKQTIDGKEREFFSYSARGPGDRDDGTMAPTAAAGSIAFAPEIVVPCIKAIKARYGAGLYTQWGFLDSFNPTLTVRDGPLQHGRIVDGIGWVDGDYLGIDQGPIVIMTENHRSDFVWRHMRGEPNIRRGLEVAGFTGGYLGT from the coding sequence ATGAACCGTCGAGACCTTCTGATGCAGACCACGGCGGGTGCGGCGGCTCTGGCGGTGGGGGCGCCGGGCGTGGCGTCGGCTCAAGCCACGCCGTCGCCGACGCGCGCTGTCGTGGCGGATCCGGTCAACGGCACCGGGCGCCGGCCGCTCAGGCTGGATCGTGAGATCGACCAACTTCAGGAGCGGACCTTTCGCTGGTTCGCCCATGTGACGGACAAGCGCACGGGGCTGACGCCGGACCGCTGGCCGACGAAATCCTTTTGCTCGGTGGCGGCGGTGGGGTTCGCGCTGACCTGCTGGCCGGTGGGGGTGGAGCGCGGCTGGATGAGCCGGGCGGAGGCGCGCGAGCGCACGCTGAACACCCTGCGCTTCTTCGCCGCCCTGCCGCAGGGGCCGGAGGCGTCCGGCACGGCGGGTTACAAGGGCTTCTTCTATCACTTCCTGGACATGGAAGCCGGGCTTCGGTTCGCAACGAACGAGCTGTCGACGGTGGATACGGCGCTGCTGCTCGCCGGCATGCTGTTCGCCGCCCGCTACTTCGACGGTCGCGATCCGGCCGAGGCGGAGATCCGGGAGAAGGCGCAGTTCCTGTATGAGCGGGTCGAATGGCCCTGGGCCGTGGTGCGGCCGAACCGCATCAGCATGGGCTGGCATCCGGAGACCGGATTCATCCCCTCGGACTGGTTCGTCTACAACGAAGGCATGCTGATCCTGCTCTTGGCGATGGGCAGCCCGACGCATCCGCTGGACGCGGGGGTGTGGCACGAATGGGCGTATGGCTACGACAAGAGCTGGACCGAACGTTGGGGCAGCTGGCACCTGGAGTTCGCCCCGATCTTCGGCCACCAGTACAGCCACATGTTTGTGGATTTCCGCGGCGTCCAGGACGCTTGGATGCGGGGCCAGTCATCGCTGCGGGACGAGCGGCTCGACTATTTCGAGAACAGCCGCCGCGCCGTCTACGCCCAGCAGAAGTACGCCCATGACAATCCCGGCGGCTGGGCGGGCTATTCGTCCGAGGTATGGGGACTGACCGCCTGCGACGGACCTGGGGACTTCAAGCAGACCATCGACGGCAAGGAGCGGGAGTTCTTCTCCTACTCCGCGCGCGGTCCGGGCGACCGGGACGACGGGACGATGGCGCCAACGGCGGCCGCAGGCTCCATCGCCTTTGCGCCCGAGATCGTCGTGCCCTGCATCAAGGCGATCAAGGCGCGTTATGGGGCCGGCCTCTATACCCAGTGGGGCTTCCTCGACAGCTTCAATCCGACGCTGACGGTGCGGGACGGGCCGCTTCAGCACGGCAGGATCGTGGACGGGATCGGCTGGGTTGACGGCGATTATCTCGGCATCGACCAGGGCCCGATCGTCATCATGACCGAGAACCACCGCTCCGACTTCGTGTGGCGCCACATGCGCGGCGAGCCGAACATCCGGCGCGGGCTGGAGGTCGCAGGCTTCACCGGCGGATATCTCGGAACGTGA
- a CDS encoding TonB-dependent receptor domain-containing protein: MAQTATSTIRGSIADGGAPEAGATVVARETSTGFTTRTTANASGGYVLSGLRPGTYEITATAPDGGVATDTVTIGVGQVGDLDLAIGAAITADAGESTVEDVVVVGRRLAEVRTPENATNVTTQQIQTLPQINRNFLNFAALAPGVRLSQSETEQTITAGGQRAESVNAFIDGASLKSNVIGGGIAGQDDSRGNPFPQGSIQEFRVVSQNFKAEYEQASSAIITAVTRSGTNEFHGEVFGQYRDESFIAQDEFAERRGDEKADLEVRQYGAALGGPIIQDRLHFFVNYERKEEQRAAQVNLGRQNPEYVSRFDEYIGTFATPFEEDLIFGKLSFQPADGHLIDLSVTYRDEADTTGVGGANTFERASGLRQTTKSGNLRYQWQGAGFLNEFAVDYRDYNYNPTAANFDLPGASYRIFEGPYDPFGGVAIVNIGGANSRQDITDEALTFRNDLTFTDVEFRGFHTIKVGAKFSKQTYNVEKEFGRNPQFFYDLNGVASGDDDVPYRVELGNEFPTIDLTNNVYGLYIQDDWRITDKLELNLGLRWDYEDNFNNADYVTPQSVVTGLNQWIASTDGGKPAGYAPSWFNINDYIGSGDREPFTDAFQPRFGFSYDIFGDRSTVIFGGAGRYYDRVQFNFAFDELAKPFDFSQNVFFSTTGRPAGVADGTPTDPVRWNPVYATTDGLDALLAGFPAKGEAFLLKNDFEPPRTDQFNLGVRQRVGEWQTEFTLAYGKTENEFTWQYLNRCREPSYGNDDGGFGDNGGFCSPGAANPYRSYLVSDHNKEREFTALYVKLDKPYTADSGWGLNVAYTLSKAEQNGGADNFCFDCFSVESSPMRPSGNDERHRIVANGIIDLPLDFRLSGILTLGSGTPYDVFDGRGSQFYYRPNAGRPEREQFFLPDAFAYRNLDLRLTKNFQVFDGQQVEVFVDAINVFNFSNFTGYDGGTGSAASPNANFGRPSGVLFPTRTFQVGARYSF; encoded by the coding sequence ATGGCGCAGACCGCGACGTCGACTATCCGAGGTTCCATCGCGGATGGCGGCGCGCCAGAGGCCGGCGCAACTGTGGTGGCGCGCGAGACGTCCACCGGCTTCACGACCCGCACGACGGCCAATGCGTCGGGCGGCTATGTGCTGTCAGGCTTGCGCCCCGGCACCTATGAAATCACCGCAACGGCCCCGGACGGCGGCGTCGCCACGGATACGGTCACGATCGGCGTGGGACAGGTAGGCGATCTCGATCTGGCGATCGGCGCTGCGATAACGGCTGATGCGGGCGAGAGCACGGTGGAGGACGTGGTGGTCGTCGGCCGCCGGCTGGCCGAAGTCCGCACGCCTGAGAACGCCACCAATGTCACCACGCAGCAGATCCAGACCCTGCCGCAGATCAACCGCAACTTCCTGAACTTCGCCGCGCTGGCGCCCGGCGTGCGCTTGTCGCAGAGCGAGACGGAGCAGACCATCACCGCCGGTGGCCAGCGCGCCGAATCCGTCAACGCCTTCATTGACGGCGCCAGCCTGAAGTCCAACGTCATCGGCGGCGGCATCGCGGGCCAGGACGACAGTCGCGGCAATCCCTTCCCGCAGGGCTCTATCCAGGAGTTCCGCGTCGTAAGCCAGAACTTCAAGGCCGAGTACGAGCAGGCCTCCTCAGCGATCATCACCGCCGTCACCCGCTCGGGCACCAACGAGTTCCACGGCGAAGTGTTCGGCCAGTATCGCGACGAAAGCTTCATCGCTCAGGACGAGTTCGCCGAGCGGCGCGGAGATGAAAAGGCGGATTTGGAGGTGCGCCAGTATGGCGCCGCTCTGGGCGGTCCAATCATCCAGGATCGCCTGCACTTCTTCGTGAACTACGAGCGCAAGGAGGAGCAGCGCGCCGCCCAGGTGAACTTGGGGCGGCAGAATCCAGAATACGTCAGCCGGTTCGACGAATACATCGGCACTTTCGCCACCCCGTTCGAAGAAGACCTGATCTTCGGAAAGCTGAGCTTTCAGCCTGCGGACGGTCACCTGATCGACCTCAGCGTCACCTATCGCGATGAGGCGGACACCACGGGGGTTGGCGGCGCAAATACCTTTGAGCGCGCCAGCGGCCTGCGCCAGACTACTAAGAGCGGCAACCTGCGCTATCAGTGGCAGGGGGCGGGTTTTCTAAACGAGTTCGCGGTCGATTACCGCGACTACAACTACAACCCGACCGCAGCCAACTTCGATCTGCCTGGAGCCAGCTACCGCATTTTTGAGGGTCCTTATGATCCGTTTGGCGGGGTGGCCATCGTAAACATCGGCGGCGCCAACAGCCGACAGGACATCACGGACGAAGCCCTGACCTTCCGCAACGATCTGACTTTCACGGATGTGGAGTTCCGCGGCTTTCATACGATCAAGGTGGGGGCAAAATTTTCCAAGCAGACATACAACGTGGAGAAAGAATTCGGGCGCAATCCCCAGTTCTTTTATGACTTGAACGGCGTTGCCAGCGGTGACGATGACGTGCCGTACCGTGTCGAACTGGGCAATGAGTTTCCGACCATAGACCTGACCAACAACGTCTATGGCCTGTATATCCAGGATGACTGGCGGATCACCGACAAGCTCGAATTGAACCTTGGGCTGCGGTGGGACTATGAAGACAATTTCAATAATGCGGACTACGTCACGCCTCAGTCGGTTGTCACCGGACTGAACCAATGGATCGCGTCTACCGACGGAGGGAAACCGGCCGGGTATGCCCCAAGCTGGTTCAACATCAACGACTATATCGGCAGCGGTGACCGCGAGCCCTTTACCGACGCCTTCCAGCCGCGCTTCGGGTTCTCGTATGACATCTTCGGCGACCGCTCGACCGTGATCTTCGGCGGCGCCGGTCGGTATTATGATCGGGTGCAGTTCAATTTTGCATTTGACGAGCTGGCCAAGCCTTTCGACTTCTCTCAGAACGTCTTCTTCTCGACGACGGGCCGACCGGCCGGCGTGGCCGATGGCACCCCGACGGACCCGGTGCGCTGGAATCCCGTTTACGCGACGACGGACGGATTGGACGCCCTGTTGGCCGGCTTCCCCGCCAAGGGCGAGGCGTTCCTGCTGAAGAACGACTTCGAGCCGCCGCGCACCGACCAGTTCAACCTGGGCGTCCGCCAGCGCGTTGGCGAGTGGCAGACCGAGTTCACCCTGGCCTACGGCAAGACGGAGAACGAGTTCACCTGGCAATATCTGAACCGTTGTCGCGAACCGTCCTATGGCAACGACGACGGCGGCTTCGGCGACAACGGCGGCTTCTGTTCTCCCGGCGCGGCCAACCCTTACCGCTCTTACCTGGTGTCCGACCACAACAAGGAGCGTGAGTTTACCGCCCTCTATGTCAAGTTGGACAAGCCCTACACGGCTGATTCAGGTTGGGGCCTGAACGTTGCCTACACCCTGTCGAAAGCTGAGCAGAACGGCGGCGCCGACAACTTCTGCTTTGATTGCTTCTCGGTGGAGAGCTCGCCGATGCGGCCGTCGGGCAACGACGAGCGTCACCGCATCGTGGCCAACGGCATCATCGACCTGCCATTGGATTTCCGTTTGTCCGGTATCCTGACGCTAGGCTCGGGCACGCCGTATGACGTCTTTGACGGGCGGGGCTCACAGTTTTATTATCGACCCAACGCGGGCCGTCCCGAGCGGGAGCAGTTCTTCCTGCCGGACGCCTTTGCCTACCGGAATCTGGACCTAAGGCTGACCAAGAACTTCCAGGTCTTCGACGGGCAGCAGGTCGAGGTGTTCGTGGACGCGATCAACGTGTTCAACTTCAGCAACTTCACAGGCTACGACGGGGGAACGGGATCGGCTGCCAGCCCCAACGCCAACTTCGGTCGGCCAAGCGGAGTGCTGTTCCCGACCCGGACGTTCCAGGTGGGCGCCCGCTACTCGTTCTGA